One window of Flavobacterium dauae genomic DNA carries:
- the infB gene encoding translation initiation factor IF-2, with the protein MSDKRVIRINKVLRELNISLDRAVEFLKTKGFEIEASPNAKISDDEYAALDKQFSADKGKKEASKEVSEEKKKEKEELRLEREQEEKRKKEEEDKRKREEEESRRKEEEKRKKEEEAKREQEVIKAKAANVTSIKTVGKIDLESPSKKETVVNSKTTPEDKKAPVSTTKNKAEATEKSFVKAEKKIKAEVKEKPKEVVEEKNVAKKADEKPAKSTESSTEVNAEPEIIKTQYQKLSGATFTGQKIDLSQFNKPKKKKEDPKKENNKPGNNAANNKNKRKRIEKPNPAGQNQQGGGANKPNQGNGQNRPGQGGNRGGNSNFANRNGGNNKFGNKKQPVVKVEPTDEEVKNQIKETLERLQGKQNKSKAAKYRKDKRDLHRKKEEEARADDDLKILKVTEFVTVGEVATMMNVPITQVIGTCMSLGIMVTMNQRLDAETLTIVADEFGYEVQFTTADIEEAIVEEVDAPEDLVSRAPIVTVMGHVDHGKTSLLDYVRKANVIAGESGGITQHIGAYGVTLENGQKITFLDTPGHEAFTAMRARGAQVTDIAIIVVAADDDIMPQTKEAISHAQAAGVPIIFAINKVDKPTANPEKIKEKLAAMNFLVEEWGGTYQSQDISAKFGQGIPELLEKVLLEAEMLELKANPNKSASGTVVEAFLDKGRGYVSTILVQSGTLKIGDYVLAGKNHGKVKAMHDERGNSVKEAGPSRPISILGLDGAPTAGDKFSVFEDEREAKAIAAKRTQLIREQSVRAQRHITLAEIGRRIALGEFKELNIILKGDVDGSVEALSDSFSKLSTEEIQINIIHKGVGAITESDVLLASASDAIIIGFNVRPMGNAKSIAEKEEIDIKTYSIIYDAIDDIKDAMEGMLSPELKEEVTGTAEIRQTFKISKVGTIAGCMVTDGKIYRNSRIRLIREGVVIYTGVLDALKRFKDDVKEVSKGYDCGIQIKNYNDIKEYDLIEAFQEVEVKKTLK; encoded by the coding sequence ATGTCTGATAAAAGAGTAATAAGAATAAACAAAGTTTTAAGAGAATTAAATATTTCTCTCGATAGAGCCGTGGAATTTTTGAAAACGAAGGGATTTGAAATAGAAGCCTCTCCAAACGCAAAAATTTCCGACGACGAGTATGCTGCTTTGGACAAGCAGTTTTCGGCTGATAAGGGAAAGAAAGAAGCTTCGAAAGAAGTAAGTGAAGAGAAGAAAAAAGAAAAAGAAGAATTGCGTTTAGAACGCGAACAGGAAGAAAAGCGTAAAAAAGAAGAGGAAGATAAACGTAAACGCGAAGAAGAAGAAAGCCGCAGAAAAGAAGAGGAGAAACGCAAAAAAGAAGAAGAAGCAAAACGCGAGCAAGAAGTTATAAAAGCTAAAGCCGCTAATGTAACCTCTATAAAAACAGTTGGTAAAATCGATTTGGAAAGTCCATCCAAAAAAGAAACTGTTGTTAATTCTAAAACTACGCCAGAAGACAAAAAAGCACCTGTAAGTACAACCAAAAACAAAGCAGAAGCAACTGAAAAATCTTTTGTGAAAGCTGAGAAAAAAATAAAGGCTGAGGTTAAAGAAAAACCTAAAGAAGTAGTTGAAGAAAAAAATGTTGCTAAAAAAGCTGATGAAAAACCAGCAAAAAGCACTGAATCTTCAACAGAAGTAAATGCCGAGCCAGAGATCATAAAAACCCAATATCAAAAACTTTCGGGAGCCACTTTTACAGGACAAAAAATTGATTTATCTCAATTCAACAAGCCTAAAAAGAAGAAAGAAGACCCTAAGAAAGAAAATAACAAACCGGGCAACAACGCTGCAAATAATAAAAATAAGCGTAAACGTATAGAAAAGCCAAATCCGGCAGGACAAAACCAACAAGGTGGTGGTGCAAACAAGCCAAACCAAGGAAACGGACAAAACCGTCCGGGACAAGGTGGTAACCGTGGTGGAAATTCTAATTTTGCAAACCGCAACGGTGGTAACAATAAATTTGGAAACAAAAAACAACCGGTTGTAAAAGTTGAACCAACTGACGAGGAAGTAAAAAACCAAATCAAGGAAACTTTAGAGCGTTTACAAGGAAAGCAAAACAAATCAAAAGCAGCTAAATATCGTAAAGATAAACGTGATTTACACCGTAAAAAAGAGGAAGAAGCACGCGCTGATGACGATTTAAAAATATTGAAAGTTACCGAATTCGTAACAGTTGGCGAGGTGGCAACAATGATGAATGTGCCAATTACACAAGTAATTGGTACTTGTATGTCATTAGGAATTATGGTAACAATGAACCAGCGTTTAGACGCCGAAACATTAACCATTGTTGCAGATGAATTTGGTTACGAAGTACAATTTACAACAGCTGATATTGAAGAAGCTATTGTAGAAGAAGTTGACGCACCGGAAGATTTGGTTAGCCGTGCACCAATTGTTACCGTTATGGGACACGTTGATCACGGTAAAACATCGTTGTTAGATTACGTTCGTAAAGCAAATGTGATTGCAGGTGAATCAGGAGGAATCACACAGCACATTGGAGCGTACGGGGTAACATTGGAAAACGGACAAAAGATTACGTTTTTAGATACACCTGGGCACGAGGCGTTTACAGCAATGCGTGCTCGCGGGGCACAAGTTACCGATATTGCTATTATTGTGGTAGCTGCCGATGACGATATTATGCCACAAACAAAAGAAGCAATTTCGCACGCACAGGCAGCCGGGGTCCCAATCATCTTTGCGATTAACAAAGTGGATAAACCAACGGCAAATCCTGAAAAAATTAAGGAGAAATTAGCAGCAATGAACTTCCTTGTTGAAGAGTGGGGAGGAACCTATCAGTCACAAGATATCTCTGCGAAATTTGGACAGGGAATACCTGAATTGTTAGAAAAAGTATTGCTTGAAGCAGAAATGTTAGAATTAAAAGCAAATCCTAACAAATCGGCATCAGGAACAGTGGTAGAAGCCTTTTTAGATAAAGGTCGCGGATATGTATCTACCATTTTAGTTCAAAGCGGTACCTTGAAAATTGGCGATTATGTTTTAGCTGGTAAAAATCACGGAAAGGTTAAAGCAATGCACGATGAACGTGGAAACTCTGTAAAAGAAGCGGGACCATCACGTCCAATCTCAATTTTAGGTTTAGATGGAGCACCAACAGCAGGTGATAAGTTTAGTGTGTTTGAAGATGAGCGCGAAGCAAAAGCTATTGCAGCAAAACGTACGCAGTTAATCCGTGAGCAATCGGTACGTGCACAACGTCATATTACATTGGCAGAAATTGGTCGTCGTATTGCTTTAGGTGAATTTAAAGAGTTGAACATTATCTTAAAAGGAGACGTAGATGGATCGGTAGAAGCATTATCTGACTCGTTCTCTAAATTATCAACAGAAGAAATTCAAATCAATATCATCCATAAAGGAGTAGGTGCAATTACCGAATCGGATGTATTGTTGGCGTCGGCTTCAGATGCGATCATTATTGGATTTAACGTTCGACCTATGGGTAATGCGAAATCAATTGCCGAGAAAGAAGAAATCGATATTAAAACCTATTCGATCATTTACGATGCGATTGATGATATTAAAGATGCGATGGAAGGAATGTTGTCTCCGGAATTGAAAGAAGAAGTTACCGGTACAGCAGAAATCCGTCAAACATTCAAAATATCTAAAGTGGGTACCATTGCTGGATGTATGGTTACCGATGGTAAAATCTACCGTAACTCAAGAATTCGCTTAATCCGCGAAGGAGTTGTAATTTACACAGGTGTTCTTGACGCATTGAAACGTTTTAAAGACGATGTAAAAGAGGTTTCTAAAGGATACGATTGTGGTATCCAGATTAAAAACTACAACGATATTAAGGAATACGATCTTATTGAAGCGTTCCAGGAAGTTGAAGTGAAAAAAACACTGAAATAG
- a CDS encoding zinc metallopeptidase, protein MGLLLMGIIALASWLVGLQLKNKFEKYSKVHLRNGMSGAEIATKMLHDHGIYDVKVISTPGRLTDHYNPADKTVNLSEAVYNQRNAAAAAVAAHEVGHAVQHATAYSWLTMRSKLVPVVNIASRFISIALIGGILLLNTFPQLLLIGIVLFAVTTVFSVITLPVEYDASNRALKWLQVKNMVTQEELYGAKDSLKWAARTYLVAALSSIGTLFYYLMIYMGRRE, encoded by the coding sequence ATGGGATTATTATTAATGGGAATCATTGCACTTGCCAGCTGGTTGGTAGGTTTGCAATTAAAAAATAAATTTGAAAAATACTCTAAGGTTCATTTACGAAACGGAATGAGTGGGGCTGAAATTGCTACAAAAATGTTACACGATCACGGTATTTACGATGTAAAAGTAATTTCTACGCCAGGAAGATTAACCGATCATTACAACCCTGCCGATAAAACAGTAAATTTAAGCGAGGCTGTTTATAACCAACGTAACGCCGCTGCAGCCGCAGTTGCCGCTCACGAGGTGGGGCACGCCGTACAGCACGCTACGGCTTATAGCTGGTTAACCATGCGTTCTAAATTGGTGCCGGTGGTAAACATAGCTTCTCGTTTTATATCAATTGCTTTAATAGGCGGAATTTTATTACTTAATACTTTTCCGCAATTATTACTGATAGGTATTGTATTGTTTGCAGTAACCACGGTGTTTTCGGTTATTACATTGCCGGTTGAGTACGATGCAAGTAACCGTGCTTTAAAATGGTTGCAGGTAAAAAATATGGTAACCCAAGAAGAATTATACGGAGCGAAAGATTCTTTAAAATGGGCTGCCCGTACGTATTTGGTTGCTGCTTTATCGTCTATCGGAACCTTATTTTACTACCTTATGATTTATATGGGAAGAAGAGAATAA
- a CDS encoding glycine--tRNA ligase, whose amino-acid sequence MAKQDDIFKNVISHAKEYGYIFPSSEIYDGLSAVYDYAQNGVELKKNIREYWWKSMVQMHENIVGIDAAIFMHPTTWKASGHVDAFNDPLIDNKDSKKRYRADVLIEDYCEKLWQKAQKEIEKAKGRFGDAFNEEEFITTNPRVVEYLSKKKEILERMASGLDSGNLEDVKTLIEELGIADPETGSKNWTDVRQFNLMFGTKLGASADTAMDLYLRPETAQGIFVNFLNVQKTGRMKIPFGIAQTGKAFRNEIVARQFIFRMREFEQMEMQFFVKPGEEMTYYEYWKETRLKWHLSLGLGKENYRFHDHEKLAHYANAAADIEFNFPFGFKELEGIHSRTDFDLKAHEQHSGKKLQFFDNETNSSYVPYVVETSVGLDRMFLSVFSKALQEETLEDGSTRTVLKLPAVLAPTKAAVLPLVKKDGLPDVAREIIEELKWDFNVAYDEKDAVGRRYRRQDALGTPFCITVDHQTLEDKTVTIRHRDTMKQDRVAIAELRNIINEEVSMRNWLQKMK is encoded by the coding sequence ATGGCAAAACAAGACGACATTTTTAAAAATGTAATTTCGCACGCAAAAGAATACGGATATATTTTTCCGTCAAGCGAAATTTACGATGGATTAAGCGCGGTTTACGATTATGCGCAAAACGGTGTAGAATTAAAAAAGAATATTCGTGAGTACTGGTGGAAATCAATGGTACAAATGCACGAAAATATTGTGGGGATCGATGCGGCAATCTTTATGCACCCAACCACCTGGAAAGCATCGGGGCACGTTGACGCCTTTAACGATCCGTTGATTGACAATAAAGATTCTAAAAAAAGATATAGAGCCGATGTTTTGATCGAAGATTATTGCGAGAAATTATGGCAAAAGGCTCAAAAAGAAATCGAAAAAGCTAAAGGTCGTTTTGGCGATGCTTTTAACGAAGAAGAATTTATCACGACCAATCCACGTGTGGTAGAATATCTTTCAAAAAAGAAAGAAATTTTAGAACGAATGGCGTCTGGTTTAGATTCGGGCAATTTAGAAGATGTAAAAACCTTGATTGAAGAATTGGGGATTGCCGATCCGGAAACAGGTTCTAAAAACTGGACCGATGTTCGTCAGTTCAATTTAATGTTCGGAACAAAATTAGGAGCATCGGCAGATACCGCTATGGATTTGTATTTGCGTCCGGAAACTGCACAAGGAATATTCGTGAACTTTTTAAACGTTCAAAAAACCGGACGTATGAAAATTCCGTTCGGAATTGCACAAACCGGAAAAGCCTTCCGCAACGAAATCGTAGCACGTCAGTTTATTTTCCGTATGCGTGAATTTGAACAAATGGAAATGCAGTTTTTTGTAAAACCGGGCGAAGAAATGACCTATTACGAATACTGGAAAGAAACCCGTTTAAAATGGCATTTGTCGTTAGGTTTAGGAAAAGAAAACTACCGTTTTCACGACCACGAAAAATTGGCACATTATGCAAACGCAGCAGCAGATATCGAATTTAACTTCCCATTCGGATTTAAAGAATTAGAAGGAATCCATTCAAGAACCGATTTCGATTTAAAAGCACACGAACAACATTCGGGTAAAAAACTACAGTTTTTCGATAACGAAACAAATTCATCTTACGTGCCTTATGTTGTAGAAACATCGGTAGGATTGGATCGTATGTTTTTATCGGTTTTCTCAAAAGCTTTGCAAGAAGAAACCTTGGAAGACGGTTCAACACGTACCGTTTTAAAACTACCTGCGGTTTTAGCACCAACAAAAGCAGCGGTATTGCCATTGGTTAAAAAAGACGGCTTACCGGACGTTGCCCGTGAAATCATTGAAGAGTTGAAATGGGATTTCAACGTAGCTTATGATGAAAAAGATGCAGTTGGTCGCCGTTACCGCCGCCAGGATGCTTTGGGAACGCCGTTCTGCATCACAGTAGATCATCAAACATTAGAAGACAAAACCGTAACCATTCGCCACCGCGATACCATGAAGCAAGATCGTGTGGCAATTGCAGAATTGCGAAACATCATCAATGAAGAAGTTTCTATGCGTAACTGGTTACAGAAGATGAAGTAA
- a CDS encoding ComF family protein produces the protein MDWIKNVFDLFYPHFCYGCDEVLHNGNDILCSNCLMNLDFIPLTLNNNTEMKRRFYGKLSTEHCLATLYFSEKSIVQKLLHELKYKNQQKISAFFATLTLQHLKNHEVFNWIDFVVCIPLHQSKEKKRGYNQLDGFGNELSKQLNIPFYKDYLIKTTKTKTQTKKSMWQRAESKSEFIVNAKYENLQNKNILLIDDVMTTGSTLEIAGKCILKNSTNKISVLTMAYTR, from the coding sequence ATGGACTGGATTAAAAATGTATTTGATTTATTTTATCCGCATTTTTGTTATGGTTGCGATGAAGTTCTGCACAACGGGAATGATATTTTGTGCAGCAATTGTTTGATGAATTTGGATTTTATTCCGCTAACGTTAAACAATAATACCGAAATGAAACGACGCTTTTATGGAAAACTTTCGACAGAACATTGTTTGGCAACTTTATATTTTTCTGAAAAAAGTATCGTACAAAAATTACTGCACGAACTTAAATATAAAAATCAGCAGAAAATTTCTGCCTTTTTTGCTACGCTGACTTTACAGCATTTAAAAAATCACGAAGTTTTTAACTGGATTGATTTCGTTGTTTGCATTCCGTTGCATCAATCAAAAGAAAAAAAACGCGGTTACAATCAGTTAGACGGTTTTGGAAACGAATTAAGCAAACAGCTAAACATTCCGTTTTACAAAGATTATCTTATTAAAACCACAAAAACCAAAACGCAAACCAAGAAAAGTATGTGGCAACGTGCCGAAAGCAAAAGCGAATTTATTGTGAATGCAAAATATGAAAACCTGCAAAACAAAAACATTTTGCTTATTGACGATGTAATGACTACGGGATCTACGTTAGAAATTGCAGGTAAGTGCATCTTAAAAAATTCGACCAACAAAATAAGTGTATTAACAATGGCATATACACGCTAA
- the rimP gene encoding ribosome assembly cofactor RimP has product MDFKTQVKDLLEQGLAEHPELFLIDFSISPDYKISVVIDGDNGVNLQDCIDVSRSIEHNLDREEQDFSLEVASAGATAPLKFPRQYKKNIGRTLEVTTENEKIEAKLTDADNEAIKLEWKAREPKKIGKGKETVVKTVEIPYISIKKAVVVISF; this is encoded by the coding sequence ATGGATTTTAAAACTCAAGTTAAAGATTTGTTAGAACAAGGACTGGCAGAACATCCCGAACTTTTTTTGATAGATTTTTCTATTTCGCCCGATTATAAAATTTCTGTGGTAATTGACGGCGATAACGGTGTGAATTTGCAGGATTGTATCGATGTAAGTAGAAGTATCGAGCACAATTTAGATCGCGAAGAACAAGATTTTTCGTTAGAAGTAGCATCGGCAGGGGCAACAGCACCTTTAAAATTCCCACGACAGTATAAAAAAAATATCGGTAGAACTTTAGAGGTAACAACCGAAAACGAGAAGATAGAAGCCAAGTTGACAGATGCAGACAATGAGGCAATAAAATTAGAATGGAAAGCCCGCGAACCCAAAAAGATTGGCAAAGGCAAAGAAACAGTTGTTAAAACTGTTGAAATTCCGTACATTAGCATCAAAAAAGCAGTTGTAGTTATATCATTTTAA
- a CDS encoding universal stress protein, producing the protein MKKILVPTDFSEQAFVALKAAAGIARKSNAEIILLHIIDMPQETMDMIKPGYDIPEIMLFKEGAEAKLTQTSMSEELNGLNVSQILILGRTFHEVINVAKANNIDLIVMGSHGASGFKEFFVGSNTEKVIRMSDIPVLAIKGNNSEVSFNKVVFANDFSEESAKGFEKIINFLKLNGANPHFLMINTPNNFKPTHIAEQMAHDFLKQYNLDAYEFSIYNDLDIEKGILNFAERVNADLIAMGTHGRKGFARLLNGSISEDLMNHSPKSIITFKL; encoded by the coding sequence ATGAAAAAAATTTTAGTACCAACCGATTTTTCCGAACAGGCATTTGTTGCCTTAAAAGCCGCAGCTGGTATTGCAAGAAAATCGAACGCTGAAATTATTTTATTACATATAATTGATATGCCTCAGGAAACTATGGATATGATTAAACCGGGTTATGACATTCCTGAGATTATGCTTTTTAAAGAAGGTGCCGAAGCAAAACTGACTCAAACATCAATGTCTGAAGAATTAAACGGATTAAACGTTTCGCAAATTTTGATTTTAGGACGTACGTTTCACGAGGTAATCAATGTTGCCAAAGCAAATAATATTGACTTGATTGTTATGGGATCGCACGGAGCCAGCGGTTTTAAAGAATTCTTCGTTGGTTCAAATACAGAAAAGGTCATCCGCATGTCTGATATTCCTGTGTTGGCAATAAAAGGAAACAACAGTGAAGTAAGCTTTAACAAAGTTGTTTTTGCGAATGATTTCTCTGAAGAATCGGCAAAAGGATTTGAAAAAATTATCAATTTCTTAAAGTTGAACGGCGCCAATCCACATTTTTTAATGATTAACACCCCTAATAATTTTAAACCTACGCACATTGCCGAACAAATGGCACACGACTTTTTAAAACAATATAATTTAGATGCGTACGAATTTTCTATCTACAACGATTTAGATATTGAAAAAGGTATTTTAAATTTTGCAGAACGCGTAAACGCCGATTTAATTGCCATGGGAACGCACGGCAGAAAAGGCTTTGCCCGACTGTTAAACGGCAGCATCAGCGAAGATTTAATGAACCATTCGCCAAAATCGATTATTACTTTTAAGTTGTAA
- the nusA gene encoding transcription termination factor NusA → MDNIALIDSFSEFKDFKHIDRVTLMAILEDVFRNALKKRFGSDDNFDIIINPDKGDMEIWRNRIVVNDGEVEDENSEISLKDAQKIEPDFEVGEEVSEEVKLFQLGRRAILALRQNLITKIQEHDSTNLYKQFKDMVNEVYAAEVSHVRPKAVILIDENNKEIILPKEKQIPSDYFKKGETVKGIIESVELKGNKPQIIMSRTSELFLEKLFEQEIPEIADGIITIHKVVRIPGEKAKVAVDSYNENIDAVGACVGVKGSRIHGIVRELGNENIDVISYTNNAELYIQRALSPARINNISINEEAKRANVLLDINEVSKAIGKGGQNIKLASLLTGYEIDVIREGTQVLEEDDVELREFSDEIDAWVIDEFIKIGLDTAKSVLKHGVEELVRRTDLEEETVENVLNILNAEFED, encoded by the coding sequence ATGGATAATATTGCATTAATTGATTCGTTCTCTGAATTTAAAGATTTTAAGCATATAGACAGAGTTACCCTTATGGCAATTCTGGAAGATGTTTTTAGAAATGCACTGAAAAAAAGATTTGGGTCAGACGATAATTTCGACATCATCATCAATCCTGATAAAGGAGATATGGAGATATGGAGAAACAGAATCGTTGTAAACGACGGAGAAGTAGAAGATGAAAATTCAGAAATATCCTTAAAAGACGCACAGAAAATTGAACCTGATTTTGAAGTAGGCGAAGAGGTTTCGGAAGAAGTAAAATTGTTTCAGTTAGGTCGCCGTGCCATTTTAGCATTGCGTCAAAACCTAATTACAAAGATACAGGAACACGACAGTACCAATCTTTACAAACAGTTTAAAGATATGGTAAACGAAGTTTATGCTGCCGAAGTGAGCCACGTACGTCCAAAAGCTGTAATTTTGATTGACGAAAACAACAAAGAAATTATTTTGCCAAAAGAAAAACAAATCCCATCAGATTATTTCAAAAAAGGCGAAACAGTTAAAGGAATTATCGAAAGCGTTGAACTAAAAGGAAACAAGCCGCAAATCATTATGAGCAGAACATCAGAACTGTTCCTTGAGAAATTGTTTGAGCAAGAAATTCCTGAAATTGCAGATGGTATTATTACTATTCACAAAGTAGTGAGAATCCCAGGCGAAAAAGCAAAAGTGGCTGTTGACAGTTACAACGAAAATATTGATGCGGTTGGGGCGTGTGTTGGTGTTAAAGGGTCAAGAATTCACGGGATTGTACGCGAATTAGGAAATGAAAACATTGATGTAATCAGCTATACAAACAATGCCGAATTATACATTCAGCGCGCTTTAAGTCCGGCTAGAATTAACAATATATCAATTAACGAAGAGGCTAAACGTGCAAACGTGTTGTTAGACATCAACGAAGTCTCGAAAGCAATTGGTAAAGGCGGGCAAAATATTAAATTGGCAAGCTTGCTAACAGGTTACGAAATTGATGTTATTAGAGAAGGAACACAGGTTTTAGAAGAGGATGATGTAGAATTACGCGAGTTCTCTGATGAAATTGACGCTTGGGTAATAGATGAATTCATAAAAATTGGTTTAGATACCGCGAAAAGTGTATTAAAACACGGGGTAGAAGAATTGGTACGAAGAACCGATTTAGAAGAAGAAACAGTTGAAAATGTTTTAAACATTTTAAATGCAGAATTTGAAGACTAA
- a CDS encoding Ig-like domain-containing protein, whose translation MRFLRYFSFLLILTLVLFTNCAKRGTITGGPQDTLPPVILSTLPENFSTSFTKKEIQINFDEYVKLNKVNQQLIISPPMETQPEIIPMGYPSKFIKIKIFDTLKANTTYSFNFGESIQDNNEGNPYTNYKYVFSTGTYIDSLKVPTSYQDAYNKKTSGLVNMLLYETEGFTDSTIYKKKPLYVASSRDSITSVDLENLKRGSYYLVALQEKSSNYKFDPKSDKIGFYSTPITLPTDSIYSLKLFQEEKSATAYRPSMVSQNKWLAGFEGDVKKLQLTVSGNNQPIASHFVKVPDKDSIYIFTPMDKYDSLQFRFKADAYEKIHTVTQRNVKLIDTLQVKFTKSGILQYRDTVTFTTNTPVKTIDKNLIQLIGKDSLQIPFDLKLDSINNTVKILFDKTEEEKYTVYLQPNSVTDFYDNSLKTELIQRFQTNKLTDYGNISFTLEGLVHYPIIFELLNKDEKVYDYLYLTGDSTIEFRAIEPAKYFVRIIEDANGNQKWDTGNYLEKRQPENVIWFQKEFDIRANWELNETLVMPN comes from the coding sequence ATGAGATTTTTAAGATATTTTAGTTTTTTATTGATACTAACTTTGGTGCTGTTTACAAACTGTGCGAAACGCGGAACCATAACGGGTGGTCCACAAGACACGTTGCCTCCGGTGATTTTATCAACTTTACCCGAAAACTTTAGTACGTCGTTTACCAAAAAAGAGATTCAGATTAATTTTGACGAATATGTAAAGCTGAATAAAGTAAACCAGCAGTTGATTATTTCGCCTCCAATGGAAACACAGCCTGAAATTATTCCTATGGGGTATCCAAGCAAATTTATAAAAATCAAGATTTTTGATACGCTAAAAGCCAATACCACCTATAGTTTTAATTTTGGCGAAAGCATCCAGGACAATAACGAAGGTAATCCGTACACGAATTACAAATATGTTTTTTCGACCGGAACGTATATTGATTCGTTAAAAGTTCCAACCTCTTATCAAGATGCTTACAACAAAAAAACATCAGGTTTGGTAAATATGTTGTTGTATGAAACCGAAGGTTTTACAGATTCGACCATTTACAAGAAAAAGCCGCTGTACGTAGCCAGTTCTCGCGACAGTATTACTTCTGTTGATTTAGAAAATTTAAAAAGAGGCAGTTATTACCTTGTTGCTTTACAAGAAAAAAGCAGCAATTATAAGTTCGATCCAAAATCAGATAAAATTGGTTTTTATTCTACCCCGATCACTTTACCAACCGACAGTATTTACAGCTTAAAATTATTTCAGGAAGAAAAATCGGCTACTGCTTACCGACCGTCAATGGTTAGCCAAAACAAGTGGCTTGCAGGTTTTGAAGGCGATGTGAAAAAATTACAACTTACGGTTTCAGGTAACAATCAGCCCATTGCATCGCATTTTGTAAAAGTACCCGATAAAGATTCTATTTACATTTTTACACCAATGGACAAATATGATTCATTGCAATTCCGTTTCAAAGCCGATGCGTATGAAAAAATTCATACGGTAACCCAGCGAAACGTAAAATTGATCGATACGTTACAGGTTAAATTTACAAAAAGTGGTATCCTTCAATACAGAGATACCGTTACTTTTACCACCAATACGCCTGTTAAAACCATTGACAAGAATTTAATACAGCTGATTGGAAAAGATTCTTTGCAAATTCCGTTTGATTTGAAATTAGACTCTATCAACAACACAGTAAAAATCTTGTTTGATAAAACCGAAGAGGAAAAATACACCGTGTATTTACAACCAAACAGCGTGACCGATTTTTATGACAATTCATTAAAAACCGAACTAATTCAGCGTTTTCAAACCAATAAACTTACCGATTATGGAAATATCTCGTTTACGTTAGAAGGTTTGGTACATTATCCCATTATTTTTGAACTGCTGAACAAAGACGAAAAAGTGTATGATTATTTATACCTTACCGGAGACAGCACCATTGAATTTAGGGCTATTGAACCGGCAAAATATTTTGTACGGATTATTGAAGATGCCAACGGCAACCAAAAATGGGATACCGGAAATTATTTAGAAAAACGTCAGCCCGAAAACGTAATTTGGTTTCAAAAAGAATTTGACATTAGAGCCAACTGGGAATTAAACGAAACCTTGGTAATGCCAAATTAA